In Flavobacterium piscisymbiosum, the sequence AAACAAATTCAAAATTCTGCTGTATTCATCAATCCAGGAATAAGTTTCTTTAAAACCGTGAGATTCAACAGGGAAAGAAGCAAGAATCCAATTTTTCTTTTGTAATTCTATAAAACGTTGTGACAAACGTACAATGTCTTTATATTCAACATTATCATCCACCATTCCGTGTAACATTACCAAATTTCCTTTTAAATTATCTGCATAATAAATAGGAGAACTTTTTTTGTAAGCTTCAGGATCTGTTTCCGGAAAATTTAGAATATTGCCAGTGTATCCGTGATTATAATGTGCCCAATCTGTAACCGAACGCAATGCCGCGCCCGAAGCAAATTCGCCGGGAGTAGTCAGCATTCCCATTAGAGTAATAAATCCACCGTATGAACCTCCGTAGATCCCTACTCTATTGGCATCAATTCCATATTTTTCTACTAATATTTTTTTCCCGTCAAGATGATCAGATAAATCTTTTCCTCCCATAAAACGGTAAATTCCGGTTCTAAAATCACGTCCGTAGCCGTCACTTCCTCTATAATCGATGTCCAGAACTGTATAACCTAAATCAGTCAACATGTTATGAAACATATATTCTCTATAATAATTACTCCAATAATTGTGAGCATTTTGCAAATAACCCGCACCATGAACAAAAATCACAGCAGCTTTGTTTGCGTTTTCTGATTTAGGCGTATACAATCTTGCATTTACAGGAGTTCCGTCTTGTGCTTTGAATGTAATTACTTCAGGTTCTCTCCATTTATAGCTTTTGAAACTTTCTGATACCGAAGAAGAAATTTGCTGTAAAGTCGTATTCTTTTTATTGTCGGCAATATAAAAATCCCAAGGAATATTTTTATACGAATAACGAACCAAAAGTGATTTTTCGTCAGGAGAAACTACTACTTCATGCGCTCCGTCTTTTGTTAAAATTGGTTCTAAAGCTCCACCTGTTGCTTCTAGTTTATAGAAATTTCTATTTCCCGGATGTGTTGTATTTGTGGTTAAATAAAATACCTTTTTATCTTTAGATAATGTAACATCACGAACTTCCCAATTTCCAGTTGTAAGTTGTGTTTTCTTACCTGATTTTACATTATAAGTATACAAATGCGAATATCCTGTGGCTTCAGACTGGAAATAAATCGTCTCATTATCTGCCAGAAAACCTAAAGTTCCTGAATCAAAAGAATACGAAGGAATTCCGGGACCTGCAATCCACGCATCATCATGCTGATGTTCGATTTCTTTAAAAGTTCCGTTTTCAAGATTTAAATTTACCAGCCATCTGTCTTTATTATCCTGACTTCTGATTTCGACAATTGCCAAAGATCCATCTTCATTATAAACTGGAGCCTGAGAAGTAACTAGTTTATCTTCTTTGGCTTTGTTTTTTAAATTATCATACGATTCATAATACTTTGGAGTATCCTGAATATGACTTAAAGTCGAAAAATTGACATAATAAACGGTATCTTTTGCTAAAGAATAAATTCCGAATTTAGTTTTTACAAAATTAGCCGTTGACACTTTTTCTTTGGTATCAGGAGTTTGATTATAACCATCATCTGTTATAAAAACTTCCATTTTCTCTTTTTTCACATCAGATTCTTCTACCAGACTAAAAGTGGCGAAATTTCCATTTGGATTTGCTTTTAGATTGTAGAAATTATCTTTTCCATAAAAATATTCTTTAGCAAAATCAGATTTAACGGCTTTGCTTTTGGCAAGATTCCATTGTTTTTTAGCTTCCTTATCTCTAATAAACAGAAATAATTCTTTTTGTTGCGTCTTTAAAAAAGAATCTTTACCAGCTGGTTTTTCTTTTTTAGTACCTTTATTAAAGTTGGTTATTTGCAGCATTGTTCCTTCTTTAGTATTGTATTTAAAAATATTATCATTTTGTTCAAAGAATACTATTCCATTTGCTGCGCCTAATTGAAGGTTTGAAATTGGAGTACTTTGCTGAATAATTTTCTTTATCGTTTTTGTGCTAATTGTATACGAATACAATCCTCCGTTATCAGTATAATAAGCAACATCAGAATTTGGTTTTCTTTTAAAATCAAGTTTCGAAAAAGCAGCTTCTTTTGGTTCTGCCAAAACTGATTTTGCTGCTCCTTTTTGCCAGAAATAAGTACTTGTTCCTAAATCATTGGTTGGATTCCATTCAAAATATACTTTTTTACCATCCAGAGACCAGCGTCCGTTTGTAGGTTGATTTCCAATAAAAGATTCGCCTTTCATTATTTCTTCCAATTTTAATGTTTGGCTTTTGCCCGAAATTGAAAAAATTAAAAGGGCAATGATAAAAATGTTTTTTGTCATGGTATTCGTTTTTTGATAAAACAAAAATACACTTTGAAAATTATTAAAAAAGTTTTTTTGTTATTTGCTTGCGAAATCATTTGTAAATTTTTCATTTAATAAAAAAATCCCTGAAGAATTAACTTCAGGGATCTTAATTTTATGAAAAGCCTAAAATTCTAATTTCAGCAATTTCAAACTCTTTTATTATTTTAAATTAGCTTACAGCAAATTCTTTATTTAAAATTTTCGTTGCTATATATTGTGCTACTCCATCTTCTGCATTAGTTTTAATGACTTCTAAATCAGGTAAAGTTTCCTTGAGCAATGCCGGAGCATTTCCCATAATTAAACCTTTTCCTGATGCAGATAACATTTGAACGTCATTGAAACCGTCTCCAAATGAAATCGCCTGATCCAGAGTAAAACCTTGTTTTTCAAGTACCATTTCGATCGCAACTGCTTTATCAATAGATTTATCCATAAATTCTAAACACGTTGGCAAGCTAAAAGCGTGGTGCAAATATTCTGAAGAATGGACTAAAATATCATCTTTCAACTTCACTAATTTTTCATGATTATCACAGGAGAAGAAAATTTTAATTGCGCCAAAATCTTCCAGGTTTTTATAATCAACCAATTCCGGATGGTATTTTAAATCGGCCTGAAAAGCATTTAGTTTTTCGCTCCATTTATTGGTTTGCCAAACATTTTCTTTGAATAAAACAACTGTAATTTCGGGATCGATTTCGACATTTAATGCAGCTTTTACAACATCACTATTTAAGTTGAATGCAAAAAGCTCTTCTTTTTCCGGTGAATGAATTCTGGCTCCGTTTGAACTTACAAGAAAAACCGGAACTTCCAGCGTTTCGATAATAGCCATTGCATCAAGATGATGACGTCCTGTAGCCACAACAATAAGATAATTTTGATTGTGAAGTTCCTGAAAAATTGATTTGGTGTAATCTGATATTCTGTGTTGAGGGTTGAGTAAAGTTCCGTCAAGGTCGGTCACTACAACTTTTATATTTTTTAATTTTGTCATATTAAAGATCAAGTATTTATGATGTGTAAATTTACGGCTTTACCGCAAGAAGAGCAAAGATAAAAGGGCTTTAAAGACCAAAATAGTTGAAGTTTATTATTTATTTAACTATTTCGTCAAATACTGTTTTTTTAGTTATGTTAATCAATATAAAATAGTTAATCACTAAATTGTCCATCATGTCCGCTTACTCTCGATAAGGCTGATCCATTTTTAAAAACTAATTGAAGTCCGTGTTCTTCCTCCCATTCACAACCGCAAGAAACACACAAATAAAAATCACCGTTTTCGTCCCAATTAATAATTATCTCATTTGGATAAACAAAATCCCAAATTTCTTCGACGGCTTTAATATCAAGGTCTTCCGTATATCCAAAGTTTAAAGTTTCATCATAATACTTAAAAACTAGTTGTGAATCTTTTATTCTTTCTTCTACAGTTATATTTAAGAAATTTTCTAATACTTTATCTGCTTCAGATAGATATGGTTCATGTTTTGCTTCTACAAATCCAATTTTTAATTTCTTGTTATTGAAATATGGTATTGTGTAAGGCTCGCTTTCAAAAAAATCTTCATCATATTCCAAAGGTTGAAGCTGTCCAACTATTTTCGATTCCATATAATTTATTCTAACTGTTTTTATATAATTCCAAAGCTTTCTGCAAAACCGTTTCAATTCTTTCCAACGGCAAATCTTCATTTGGGTCAAGTAACATAATCTTCATTCTCGAACGAGCTTCCTGAATTAAAAAAGGTTCATCAAAGTGTTTACCTTCAGCAATTCCGATATAAGGTTGTTTGAATTTCTTATGAATCCATAAATAGCAAAACATTTTTCCTTTATAACAAAAAAACGGCATTCCGTATTTTAGAACATTAGTAATGTCTTTGTCTTGTTTTAGAATAATTTCTTTTAATGCCAAAAATATCCCTTGTATGGGTTCTTCTTGTTTGAAGTAGAAATCATCCAGTTGTTTCATTTTTATAATTTTAATCTATAGTCCGTAACCTCTTTTCCAATCTTCCATTTTTTTTGGATGCTCGCTATCATTTGGATAATTTGCTTTCACAAACTCAAATTGTTCATCTGTTAACAAAACCATTCTTCCGTCATTGCCTGAACTAATAGGGTAAAATTGTTCTTTACTCTGTTGTAATTTAAGCTCACTATTTAACATTTCAATAAAGTTTATATATGAAATTCCCCAATCATTTTCACTAAAATCATTATCGTATGCTACATATTCTTTTCCATTCAACCTAATTGTATGTTTCCAATGTTTTTCAGTTTGATTATTATACTCCTCACAAAAAACAAGTTTCAAATTGAGTTTATCAAATGAAAGTTTTACTGTTTCTAAATATTGAATCAATCCTCCTCCTTCAAATAAAGTTTCAGAGTCAATAAAATAAAACCTATTATCAGTAAAAATTAAATCTTCTTTCATTAAACCTTCAAAAAATCTTAATTCATTATATGAAATTTCAAATTCAGCTTGTGTTATTTTCAAATCTGATTTATCTGTTAATTTAAAAAATCAAGTTTTGATAGTTCTGCTACAATTTCTTTACCTGATAATTTTGATTTATTATTTGATAAGTTCCCTCTGTTATTAACCTTATTTTGAGCATTTAATCTAAAAACGAAAAATAATAAGCCTATTACGAGAATAGTTACCGATTGCATCTTATCCATTCGAAGAATTTCTTAATTTATAAAGTTATTTCAAAAAAAATATTCGTTTTACACATTTCTAATAAAGATATGCATAAAACGAATATTAATAAATGTCAAAATACATTTCACGATTTACATTTGACATTTTATAAAATTAATCGTGATTTTCTATTTGTTTATACGCATCAATTACCTTTTTTACTAATCTGTGACGTACGATATCTTTATCATCAAGATAAATAATTCCAATTCCGTCAACGTCTTTCAAGACCAAAATCGCTTCTTTCAGACCAGAAATAGTTCTGCGTGGTAAATCGACCTGCCCGGGATCACCCGTAATCATGAATTTGGCATTTTTCCCCATACGGGTCAAAAACATCTTCATTTGCGAGTGTGTTGTATTTTGCGCTTCATCGAGAATTACAAAGGCGTTATCAAGCGTACGCCCACGCATAAATGCCAATGGCGCAATTTGAATAATTCCTTTTAAAATGTAATCTTCGAGCTTTTCGTTGGGTAACATATCGCGCAAAGCATCATAAAGAGGCTGCATGTACGGATCTAATTTTTCTTTCATATCGCCGGGTAAAAAACCAAGATTTTCTCCTGCTTCTACCGCTGGTCGCGTTAGTATGATCCTTTTTACTTCTTTGTCTTTTAGTGCTTTTACTGCCATTGCAACACCTGTATATGTTTTTCCGGTTCCGGCAGGACCTACAGCAAATACCATATCATTTTTCTTGATGGTATCTACCAGTAACTGCTGGTTGGGTGTCATGGCTTTTATTATTTTACCGCCAACTCCATGAACTAATATTTTGTCATGATCGTATGATTTTCTTTCATCCTGACCATCACTCATTATTACGCGTTCAATTACATTATCGTCAATGTTGTTGTATCGGGTAAAATGAAGCATAAGCCTCTGAAATCTTTTTTCGAATTCATCTAAAACTTCTTTTTCGCCAAATGCTTTCAAAGTGGTACCTCTCGCTACGATTTTAAGCTTTGGGTAATACTTTTTAATTATTTCAAGATGAGTGTCTTGAGCGCCCCAAAAGTCTTTTGGAGCGATGTCTATGAGCTCGATAATTCTTTCGTTCAAATGAGTTAATTTTAAATTAAAAATAAATCAGTTTTATAATCAGTGGTTGTCGGGTGTTTGTTTTAAAAAGTCGCAGTTTTTAGTCGCGGTCACAGTTTTAAAATCATTTTTGTTAAAATACTGAAAACTGAAACTGAAAACTAAGACTACTATATATTTTATCGCAATTTGTCTTTTCTTTCTTTCAATTTGAATTTAGTATTCTTAGATTTGCATTTCTCAAATTTAATGAAAATTAGATTTAAATACTACCAATAGTTATAAACAAAATTATGTCAATAATTACCCTTACTACCGATTACGGCTTAAAGGATCACTTTGTTGGTTCACTTAAGGGTAAAATTTTATCTGAGTATACAGAAGCTACAATTATTGACATTTCGCATGACGTTGATCCATTTAACACTGCAGAAGCAAGTTACATTGTTGGAGCTTCTTATTTGAGCTTTCCAAAAGGTACCGTGCACTTGATTGGGGTAGATATTGAGCGTAATAAAGAGAATCAGCATATTGCCATGCAATGGAACGATCATTACTTTATTTGTGCCGATAACGGAATTCTAAGTATGCTTACGCAGAAAATCGTTCCGCAGAAAATTGTCGAAATCAATATTCATGATCGTTTTCCGATTGAATACAGTGATTTGGATATTTTTATACAAGTAGCCTGTCATATCGCAAAAGGCGGATTATTGAATGTAATTGGTAAAGAAATTCAAGCCGTTAAAGAGGTTACAGAATTACAGGCTGTTGTTGCTGCAGATGGGAATACATTAAAGGGTTACGTAATTTATATTGATCATTTCGGGAACGTTGTGACTAATATTTCTAAAAAACAGTTTTTAGAAGTTTCGCGCGGTCGCCCGTATGAAATTGTGATGAAACCTAAAAGCATCAAAACTATTTTACCCAATTACTCTGCCATTGCAACTTCAGATAAGTACCCAATTAAAACTTATGAGGGAGAAAAACTGGCCATTTTTAATGAAGCAGGATTTCTCGAAATTGCTATTTTTAGAAGTAATCCTTCAAAAGTTGGTTCTGCAAATAGTTTATTAGGATTGAATTATCGTGATGTGATTACGATTAAGTTTTTGTAAGATAGTTTAGATTTTAGATTACAGAATTTACATTTTTTTTGAATACCTAAAAATGACGACAGTAAAAATTAAAAATATAAAACAAGGTGATCTCTTTAGCTTTATTGCTGACGATGGTAAATACAAAGCTCTTCTTTGTACAGGTATATACATTGATAAAAGCCCGAATAACTTTACTTTTTGCGCATTAACTTATAGTTCCTACGAAAAACCAACAATTGAGATAACTAAAGAAAGTAGTTTCTTTGGAGTTGGGGACGCTACAAAGAATAACATCTACAAACATTCAGATGAAGAATTAGAGAAAATGTGGATAATTCACCCTGAAATAAAACCATATATTTTAGGATGCTATAATTTTATTATATGGAGGAAAGACTTCATGAAATTTCGTGATAATTTTGAATTTATTGGCAATCTAAACGTCGTTAATAATATTGACAAAAATGGCAATGGAAGTGTAAATGCAAGTAATTGGGAGGGTTTAAAAAACTTGTTCAATGAAAAGCTTTATGAAATCATGAGTCAAAGAGATCAAAAGATATTTAAATTAAAATCAATAATTAAAGAATAATCAGAATACTAAATAGCAACTAAATTAAAGTTGCTAAAAAAATGTTTTCATAAGAAACAGAATTATAATAAAAAGAACAATCAATTTTGATACTTTTGCGCGCGTATTGCAGACTTTTCAATCTAAAATCTACGATCTCAAATCTAAAATTAAAATATGTTTGTTCGAATAGTAAAAATGAGTTTTCACGAAGAAAAAATTCCGGATTTTCTGGAGAATTTCGAAACTGTGAAAGACAAAATACGAAATGCAGAAGGAAATCGTTTTTTAGAGTTGTATCAGGATAAAAATGATAGATGCATCTTTTTTACTTACAGTTATTGGGAAACCGAAGAAGATTTAGAAAATTACAGACAATCTGAGCTTTTTAATTCTGTTTGGAGTTTTACAAAAAAGCTATTTAATGCAAAACCAGAAGCGTGGAGTGTGGATAAATTGGTTAGTTTAAATTAATAAAAAATGGAACGATTTAACCGCAAAGAACGCAAAGATTATATTTAATAAGGTTTTATAAAACACTAAGTTCGCAAAGCTTTGAGCGAAAACTTTGCGAACTTGGCGTAAAACTTTGCGTTCTTTGCGGTAAAAAACTTTTAGTTACAATAATCAAGCAATTTGAAACAAATCAACGATTAAACAAATAAACGAATAAACGTTATACATGAAATCAATCATTTTACGAGAAATAAAATCCTTTTTTGGCTCTCCTATTGGCTATTTGGTCATTGCTATTTTCTTAATTAGCAACGGACTATTTTTATGGGTATTTGAAGGAGATTATAATATATTGAAAAGCGGTTATGCTGATCTGACTCCGTTTTTTACTTTGGCGCCCTGGATTTTAATTTTTCTGATTCCGGCCGTTACGATGAGAAGTTTCTCTGATGAAAAAAAACAAGGAACATTAGAATTGCTATTAACCAAACCTTTGTCGATTTGGGAAATCGTAAACGGAAAATTTTTTGGTTCTCTCC encodes:
- a CDS encoding S9 family peptidase, which produces MTKNIFIIALLIFSISGKSQTLKLEEIMKGESFIGNQPTNGRWSLDGKKVYFEWNPTNDLGTSTYFWQKGAAKSVLAEPKEAAFSKLDFKRKPNSDVAYYTDNGGLYSYTISTKTIKKIIQQSTPISNLQLGAANGIVFFEQNDNIFKYNTKEGTMLQITNFNKGTKKEKPAGKDSFLKTQQKELFLFIRDKEAKKQWNLAKSKAVKSDFAKEYFYGKDNFYNLKANPNGNFATFSLVEESDVKKEKMEVFITDDGYNQTPDTKEKVSTANFVKTKFGIYSLAKDTVYYVNFSTLSHIQDTPKYYESYDNLKNKAKEDKLVTSQAPVYNEDGSLAIVEIRSQDNKDRWLVNLNLENGTFKEIEHQHDDAWIAGPGIPSYSFDSGTLGFLADNETIYFQSEATGYSHLYTYNVKSGKKTQLTTGNWEVRDVTLSKDKKVFYLTTNTTHPGNRNFYKLEATGGALEPILTKDGAHEVVVSPDEKSLLVRYSYKNIPWDFYIADNKKNTTLQQISSSVSESFKSYKWREPEVITFKAQDGTPVNARLYTPKSENANKAAVIFVHGAGYLQNAHNYWSNYYREYMFHNMLTDLGYTVLDIDYRGSDGYGRDFRTGIYRFMGGKDLSDHLDGKKILVEKYGIDANRVGIYGGSYGGFITLMGMLTTPGEFASGAALRSVTDWAHYNHGYTGNILNFPETDPEAYKKSSPIYYADNLKGNLVMLHGMVDDNVEYKDIVRLSQRFIELQKKNWILASFPVESHGFKETYSWIDEYSRILNLFNSTLLK
- a CDS encoding Cof-type HAD-IIB family hydrolase, producing MTKLKNIKVVVTDLDGTLLNPQHRISDYTKSIFQELHNQNYLIVVATGRHHLDAMAIIETLEVPVFLVSSNGARIHSPEKEELFAFNLNSDVVKAALNVEIDPEITVVLFKENVWQTNKWSEKLNAFQADLKYHPELVDYKNLEDFGAIKIFFSCDNHEKLVKLKDDILVHSSEYLHHAFSLPTCLEFMDKSIDKAVAIEMVLEKQGFTLDQAISFGDGFNDVQMLSASGKGLIMGNAPALLKETLPDLEVIKTNAEDGVAQYIATKILNKEFAVS
- a CDS encoding DUF6985 domain-containing protein, with product MESKIVGQLQPLEYDEDFFESEPYTIPYFNNKKLKIGFVEAKHEPYLSEADKVLENFLNITVEERIKDSQLVFKYYDETLNFGYTEDLDIKAVEEIWDFVYPNEIIINWDENGDFYLCVSCGCEWEEEHGLQLVFKNGSALSRVSGHDGQFSD
- a CDS encoding DUF1801 domain-containing protein; translation: MKQLDDFYFKQEEPIQGIFLALKEIILKQDKDITNVLKYGMPFFCYKGKMFCYLWIHKKFKQPYIGIAEGKHFDEPFLIQEARSRMKIMLLDPNEDLPLERIETVLQKALELYKNS
- a CDS encoding PhoH family protein, with protein sequence MNERIIELIDIAPKDFWGAQDTHLEIIKKYYPKLKIVARGTTLKAFGEKEVLDEFEKRFQRLMLHFTRYNNIDDNVIERVIMSDGQDERKSYDHDKILVHGVGGKIIKAMTPNQQLLVDTIKKNDMVFAVGPAGTGKTYTGVAMAVKALKDKEVKRIILTRPAVEAGENLGFLPGDMKEKLDPYMQPLYDALRDMLPNEKLEDYILKGIIQIAPLAFMRGRTLDNAFVILDEAQNTTHSQMKMFLTRMGKNAKFMITGDPGQVDLPRRTISGLKEAILVLKDVDGIGIIYLDDKDIVRHRLVKKVIDAYKQIENHD
- a CDS encoding SAM hydrolase/SAM-dependent halogenase family protein is translated as MSIITLTTDYGLKDHFVGSLKGKILSEYTEATIIDISHDVDPFNTAEASYIVGASYLSFPKGTVHLIGVDIERNKENQHIAMQWNDHYFICADNGILSMLTQKIVPQKIVEINIHDRFPIEYSDLDIFIQVACHIAKGGLLNVIGKEIQAVKEVTELQAVVAADGNTLKGYVIYIDHFGNVVTNISKKQFLEVSRGRPYEIVMKPKSIKTILPNYSAIATSDKYPIKTYEGEKLAIFNEAGFLEIAIFRSNPSKVGSANSLLGLNYRDVITIKFL
- a CDS encoding putative quinol monooxygenase; the protein is MFVRIVKMSFHEEKIPDFLENFETVKDKIRNAEGNRFLELYQDKNDRCIFFTYSYWETEEDLENYRQSELFNSVWSFTKKLFNAKPEAWSVDKLVSLN